GCACAGACGAATTCCAATCTATTGTTTCTGCAATAAGAATCTTCTTCATGTCTAACTATCAAAACCTATCTTCTGCAAAGGTATACCTATTTCCTTGACTTAGCCCTTGATTAAGCGCTTCAAGAATTGCACAAGAATCTATTTAGTGAGCCATCAAAAAGTCTTGCGGTACGAATAGATTTATTTATTAAGAAAAATACCTTGGAGTAGCCTGTCGTAAATGGCTTCTAAACGTGGAATAGTTACTCTAAGGCTATAATTTTCTTCTATATGCTTGCGCCCAGCAATCGCCATAGACTCCCATATTTCAGGATGATTTACTAGAAAGCGTAGACGGTCGGCAAGCGCCTCGACATCGCGTTCTGGCACGAGAAAACCTGATTGGCCGTCAATTATGACCTCAGGGATATCACAATGCCGACTTGCAATCACTGGCAAGCCAGACGCCGACATTTCAATAAGACAAACCGGTGCTCCTCCTTCAGCATCGCCATCCGCAGCGACTACACTAGGAGCTAAACAAATATGTGCCTTCTCTACTTCGCGGAGAAACTCCTTGTATGGAATGTAGCCTGTGATGCGAACTTTATCCGCAATTGACTCAGCGGCAATTATTTTGAGAATCTCGGCTTTGATCTCAAGTTCGGGGCCAACTCTGCCATCGCCAACAATGGTTAAGCGAACGTTTGGATGGTCAGACGCAACTCGCGCGAAGGCGCGTAAGGCATAGGGAATTCCTTTTTTCTCTCGAAACGTGCCAACAACAATGATATTAATTAAGCCGTCGTCTGAAAGGCGGCGTGGTTTAAATGGAATAAGACTCAAATTAACACCAAGATGCTGAACAACCACCTTCTCGCTAGGGCATCCTAGTGAAATAAGGGTTTGTTTCATGTGATTGCCCTCAGCAAGAAATAAATCGCCTTCCTCAAACAGCTTTTTAAATCTGCGATGCCATTTCGGAGCACGGTTGGGAATTTGGCATGCATCTGCACCATAAAAGGCGGTTATCAGCGGCAGACCTGTTGTCCTTTTTAAGGGAAGCATACCATATCCTGTTGGACCAAAATGGGCGTGAATTAGGGCGGCTCCATACTTGTGGACGAGATGGGTTAACTTCCTTTTTCTGATGCCTAGCGCCATCTCGAAGGCGCGGTTTGCAGCAAACTGCCATAGCGAACGCGGATTTTCGATAAGGGGGCTACACTTATAAACGTCAGGAAAAGGAAAGACATCCGTATTCTCAATTTTGCTGGCGGCGACTATGGATCTGTAGCGGTTTGTTTCGGCAACCTGTGAATAAATCCAGCTGCCGGTAATAAAAAGATAGGTTTCTACGACATGTAAAACAACGTGATTACTCATGTTTAATAAATTAATTTATTAAAAGCTAATGCCAACCCTCTTGTACGTCACAATGCTCTGGCACTAACAGCATCTGCGGCATCACTATCACCAAGCTGTTTGCGCATTTCTCGGAAGCGGCGGTATTGATCTAACAAGATTTCCCGTGTCTCCACATATGCTCTGACGCCTAAAAAATGAATCAACAGCCAATAAATTAGCACCCCAATTATTATTTGGCATGCAAGCTTTGCCCCGTAAGGCAACGTGGTTGGCAATATGACACCCACTCCGAATACAACAGCAGCCATGGCAATAGAACAACCTAGCACCCCAAACAGATTGCGCCAAAGTTGCCAATAGCTTAGGTTTACCAGTTTTCCTGCGAAATAAAATGCCGGATAAGAATTCAAGAGCGATGCAACAGCATAACCAATTGCCACCCCCATTATTCCCCAACGCAAACCAATTACGATTCCAAGCACTGCAGTTGCTTTAACGAAAAGGCTGACCTTGAATTGCAGGTCAGCCCTTCCTTGAGAAAGATACAGGTTTCCATTGAGTGTGCCAATGGACTGCATTAGTCCTACTATGGAGAATACCCTAAGCAGAGGTATCATTCCTGACCATTTTGCGCCGAAAACTGCCAAAACTAGTGGTTCCACGGCAACAAAGAGGCCTGCCATCATTGGAAAAGTTATCAAAGCTATCGTTCGGGTTACTTGAAGGTATATGTTTCTCACGCGTGCCTTTTCATTTTGAATAATAGAAAGCGCCGGGAACATCACCCTTGAGATAACACGCGATACATTGGTTAAAGGAAAAAGCATAACCTGGTAGGCATTCTTATAAATGCCCAATGGGTTGCTACCAATAAACCGCCCAATTAGCAAATAATCTATATTTCGAACCCAGTAGTTGAGCACATCGGTTCCTAACAAATTGGCACCAAACCCTAAAAGATCCCTTATTGCATTCCAGCGAAAAATGAGACTAGGCCGCCAAGCACTCATCAACCAAAGCATGGCGGCAGTCACCGATGTAAGAACAACCGATTGTGCAGCT
The sequence above is a segment of the Armatimonadota bacterium genome. Coding sequences within it:
- a CDS encoding glycosyltransferase: MSNHVVLHVVETYLFITGSWIYSQVAETNRYRSIVAASKIENTDVFPFPDVYKCSPLIENPRSLWQFAANRAFEMALGIRKRKLTHLVHKYGAALIHAHFGPTGYGMLPLKRTTGLPLITAFYGADACQIPNRAPKWHRRFKKLFEEGDLFLAEGNHMKQTLISLGCPSEKVVVQHLGVNLSLIPFKPRRLSDDGLINIIVVGTFREKKGIPYALRAFARVASDHPNVRLTIVGDGRVGPELEIKAEILKIIAAESIADKVRITGYIPYKEFLREVEKAHICLAPSVVAADGDAEGGAPVCLIEMSASGLPVIASRHCDIPEVIIDGQSGFLVPERDVEALADRLRFLVNHPEIWESMAIAGRKHIEENYSLRVTIPRLEAIYDRLLQGIFLNK
- a CDS encoding MOP flippase family protein; amino-acid sequence: MLNEKQQTADELKIKTIRGIGWSVAGQAGNQVLAALTMIVLARLLSPREFGLLAMVVVITSFANIFAEMGLGSALVQKQDIRQEHLSSVFWLNVIAGLILTSAFIICSPLISNFYGEQILRPLTLLISANFAIGSLSIVQRTNFVKTLDFRRLFVADITAVVVSSVVAITMAYAGAGVWSLAAQSVVLTSVTAAMLWLMSAWRPSLIFRWNAIRDLLGFGANLLGTDVLNYWVRNIDYLLIGRFIGSNPLGIYKNAYQVMLFPLTNVSRVISRVMFPALSIIQNEKARVRNIYLQVTRTIALITFPMMAGLFVAVEPLVLAVFGAKWSGMIPLLRVFSIVGLMQSIGTLNGNLYLSQGRADLQFKVSLFVKATAVLGIVIGLRWGIMGVAIGYAVASLLNSYPAFYFAGKLVNLSYWQLWRNLFGVLGCSIAMAAVVFGVGVILPTTLPYGAKLACQIIIGVLIYWLLIHFLGVRAYVETREILLDQYRRFREMRKQLGDSDAADAVSARAL